A genomic segment from Malus domestica chromosome 05, GDT2T_hap1 encodes:
- the LOC103419351 gene encoding G-type lectin S-receptor-like serine/threonine-protein kinase At1g11410: MCRNGKDFVKMENVKVPDTSSIKLENNLSLEACEEECLKNCSCLAYASADVRNGGTGCMTWYRDLMDTKQFTEGGQDLYIRVDAVVLAQYKNKSGGGYFSGRRRLAIILVVSISVASLLILAVLYWFRKRRRKGRGGEPRFLNDPAASRVRSYEDLPTKNEVDEHRGDTDLPFFDLTTVVAATENFSSANKLGHGGFGTVYKGCLADGQDIAVKRLSRNSGQGVDEFKNEVMLIAKLQHRNLVRLLGCSIYKEERMLIYEYMPNRSLDLCIFDKDRKSLLDWRKRFQIIIGIARGVLYLHQDSRLKIFHRDLKASNVLLDGSMNPKISHFGMARMFGDDQIEANTNRVVGTYGYRSPEYAMDGLYSTKSDVFSFGVLALEIISGRKNNFQFENTFLNLVGLIWDLWTEGKVLDIIDSSLNQSYSTHEVMRCI, from the exons ATGTGCAGGAACGGCAAGGATTTTGTGAAGATGGAAAATGTAAAGGTTCCAGACACGTCCTCTATAAAATTGGAGAATAATTTGAGCTTAGAAGCGTGTGAGGAGGAGTGCTTGAAGAACTGCTCGTGCTTGGCATATGCGAGTGCAGATGTGAGGAATGGAGGGACTGGATGCATGACATGGTATAGAGATTTGATGGATACTAAGCAGTTCACAGAAGGCGGGCAAGATTTGTACATTCGCGTTGATGCAGTAGTTTTAG ctCAGTATAAAAACAAGTCAGGAGGAGGGTATTTTTCCGGGAGAAGGCGACTTGCTATTATATTGGTAGTGTCAATTTCTGTCGCCTCATTGCTCATCCTCGCAGTTCTATATTGGTTCaggaaaaggagaaggaaag GGAGAGGAGGAGAACCCAGATTTCTGAACGATCCCGCTGCTTCTCGTGTACGAAGCTATGAAGATTTGCCAACAAAAAATGAGGTTGATGAACACAGAGGAGACACAGATTTACCTTTTTTCGATTTAACCACTGTGGTTGCAGCCACAGAAAACTTCTCTTCTGCTAACAAGCTTGGACATGGCGGCTTCGGCACGGTATACAAG GGATGTCTAGCTGATGGACAGGATATAGCTGTCAAAAGATTATCGAGAAATTCAGGACAAGGCGTAGATGAATTCAAGAACGAAGTAATGCTTATAGCAAAGCTTCAGCATAGAAATCTTGTTAGGCTTTTGGGTTGCAGCATATATAAAGAAGAGAGGATGCTAATCTATGAATACATGCCGAATCGCAGCTTGGACTTATGCATTTTCG ATAAAGACAGAAAGTCGTTGTTAGATTGGAGAAAGCGGTTTCAAATTATCATTGGGATTGCTCGAGGCGTCctatatcttcatcaagattcgAGACTAAAAATATTCCACAGGGATTTGAAAGCAAGCAATGTTTTACTGGATGGTTCAATGAATCCAAAAATATCACATTTTGGCATGGCAAGAATGTTTGGGGATGACCAAATTGAAGCAAACACGAATAGAGTTGTTGGCACCTA TGGTTACAGGTCACCAGAGTATGCTATGGATGGGCTATATTCTACAAAATCCGATGTGTTTAGCTTCGGAGTCTTGGCACTAGAGATCATTAGCGGCAGAAAGAACAATTTCCAATTCGAAAACACCTTTCTGAATTTGGTTGGACTT